The Bifidobacteriaceae bacterium DNA window GACTCGGCGGGGTCCAGCGAAGACGCCCTTCGGGGTCTGGTCTCCAATCCAATCTTGGCGGTGAGCCTGGAGTTGGCGGCCGCCATAGTCGGCTATATGGTCTTGGCGTCCGCTCAGGAAGGACGGCGGTGGCCGGTGGAGTTGGCCTGGCGCCGGGCGGGCGGCCTGCTCAAAGGCATGGCGCTCGGGTTCGTGGCGATTTCCGTGACGGTGGGGTTGCTCGCATTGCTCGGCGCCTATCGAATTGTCGGCTTCAACGGGGCCTACTCTCCGTGGCTGGACCTGCTGACCCTGGGGGTTGGCGCCGCCGTGGCCGAGGAACTCCTTTTCCGGGGGGTTGTGTTTCGCCTGCTGGAGGACACATTTGGCACAATCCTCGCGCTGGCGGCCAGTTCAGTTGTCTTTGGCGCCGTGCATCTGACCAACCCGGACGGTTCGCTGCTGGGCGCGGCGGGCATCGCCATAGAGGCGGTCTGCCTGCCCGCCGTCTACATAGCCACCCGGTCTCTGTGGTGGAGCATTGGCCTCCATTTCGCCTGGAACGTGACCGAAGGACCCATATGGGGGTCCATCGTCTCCGGCACCGGCGAGGCAAACAGTTGGCTGCGGGCAGAGTGGAGCGGCCCGGAATGGCTGACCGGCGGTGCCTTCGGCATTGAGGGCTCGGCAGCTCTCATGGTGGTCATGGGCGCTTTGAACGCCTGGCTGCTCGTGATGGCCGCGCGGAGCAAGAGCTTCGTGGCACCGACGTGGACCCGGCGCCGCCGCCTGGTCGAACGCGCGGCCTCAGCCTCGCAAGCGGCCAGTTGAGGCCTCCGCCCAAGCGGTTGGGTTTTGATGGCATGGTGACGGCGCGGTTGTGTGCGCCGCCTGGCCACCCGGCGTCCTCAGCGCCTGGGGGCGGAAATGAGCCCGCACGACTCGGAGGACCCGTTTGATCCGCAAAGGTGTGAAGCTAGGGGTATGGCGCTTCTCCCGTCGGCCGCTTGGCTTAGCCCTTGGCTGGCGACTCCGGCGGTGCCCGCCGTGGCGGGGCCGAAACGGGCGGTGTTCGCGACCTTGCCCTTCGGCATCGTGCTTACAGTGGTTGGCCTGGCCCTGCTGGCTGTGGCCGTCTTCTGGCTGACGAAACGCCGTTCCCACGTCAAAGGGCGGGGGCCGCTGAGGCGAATCGCCTTCACGGCCGGCGCCTTGAGCCTCGTGCTGGGCCTAGCCGCGACCGCCAACTGGTACGCGGGCTGGATCCCCAACCTGGAGGCGGCCCGGATCCGGTTGGGCTTTGGGCCGTCAAGCCGGACGGACTCGGAGTTGGCGCGTCATGCACCCGCCACCTCGGAATTGGGGTCGCAGCCGATCGCCGGCCCGGGCACGCCGCTGGCCACGCCATCCCCTCAGCCTTCCAGCGCAACCGTCCCCAAGGGAGCGGCGGACAGCTTCGAGTTGCCCGCCCCGGCCGACCTGAATCTAGCGTCCACCACAGTCTGGATCTACACCCCGCCCGGGTACGATCCTTCCGGAAGGGTGGCCTACCCCGCGATCTACATGATTCACGGCTCGCCCGGCTCGCCCCAGGACTGGATCGCCTCAGGCGGCGCGGACATCCTGGACCAGATGATCGCGGCGGGAGAACTCGCGCCGGTGGTGGCCGTCTTCCCCTCCGTCAAAGCGCGGGGCGCCGTGGATTCGGGCTGCCTTGACTCGACCAAACCCGGCGGCTCGCAGGTCGAGACGTACCTCTACCAAGTTGTCAAACCTTGGGTGGAACACCATTTCCCCGTGTCCACCGACAGACGCGCGAACGCGATCGCGGGCATGTCGATGGGCGGATACTGCGCCATTGACCAGGGTTTGCGCCACCCTGACCAATTCGCCACCGTACTGGCTCTGATGCCGTACGGATCCCCCGGCGCCGGTGGGGAGAACATGAAATCGAACCAGGCCGAGATTGACGCGGTGACGCCCCTGAAGTACGTCAGCACCATCGAAGGGCTCGAGGATTACCCGATCGCCGCCTGGTTCGCCATCCCCGGCGCCGAGGAAGACGGCGAGGTCGGCCGCGACAGCCGAACGATGTCCCAGGCCCTCCAGGACCGCGACCAGGTAACCGAGGTGATAGTCGCACCCGGCCAGGCCCACACCTGGCGCATGGCGGTCGCCGTCCTGCCGCAGGGATTGGCCTTCTGGCAGGCCCAACTGGACCGAATCGCACACGTGAGCCCCGCAGACCCTCCAATGCAACCCCCGCGCGGATCGTGATCCGCAAGCGGATCACGAAGCGGCCCAAAGTCGCAGTTCGGCCCCGAAACCGGCCCCGCCAAGCCGCCAATGCAACCCCCACGCTGATCCTGATCCACAAGCGGATCACGAAGCGGTTGAAAGTCGCGCTGAGGCTTGGGACAGCGATGAGGCCGCGCTCGCGGGTGTTCGCGAAAGCTCACGCCCGGGGGCCGAAGACCGCCGTGCCCAGGCGCACAATCGTGGCGCCTTCGGCGATGGCGATCTCAAGGTCGGCGCTCATGCCCATCGACAATTCGACGGCGTGGGCTGTGCCCCACACGCCGCTGGCCGCCACCTCGTCGCGGATCTCCCGCAAGTCGGCGTAGGAGCGGGCGACTGCGACGGCATTGTCCGAGTTGAGTCCCACCGTCATGAAGCCCTCAAGGCGCAGCCCGCGCAGTGCCGCGACCTCGTAAGCCAAGGCGGCAGCCGCCGCTGGTTCCACGCCGGACTTGCTCGGCTCGCCGGAGGTGTTGACCTGCACCATGACGCCAATCCCGGCGGGACGGTCCGCAACCCGCGCCGCCAGGCGCTCGGCCAATCTGAGCGAGTCCACCGTCTCCACGCAAGTCGCCCAGCGCAGCGCGGCGTTGACCTTGTTGGTCTGAAGTGGGCCGATCAGATGTGTCTCATGTGGCAGGTCAGCCAGTTCCGACCCCTTCGCCACCAATTCCTGGACCCGATTCTCGCCGATTAGCGGCGCGCCCGCCTGGATGGCCGCCCTGATGGCCGCAGCGGGCTGTTGTTTGGTTGCCAGCAGCAGGCGAACGTCCGCCTCCGGCCGTCCGGCGGCGGCGCACGCGGACGCGATCCGGTCGCGCGCTCGCGCCAAACCGTCAGCAACCTGGCTGCGCCAACATGTCTGGCCCGTTGGTCTTCCCGCTTGGCGCGAGTCCAGCGTCCCTACCCGGCCCCGAGCCGCAGATGATCCCATGGGCGAACCCCCGGCCCGTTCCCGGCACGGGTCCCCGGCCGCGTCAGCAAGCGGGTTCTCGGCCAACGCCCGGCCCGGAATTCCGGCCGCGTCAACAGGCGAGGCCTCAGCCGGCTCCCGATCCGGACCCCCACCGGCCTGCTCGGCCGCCGCCCCGGTCGGTGCTCCGTCCGGGGAGCCCGCCGAATTCCCGTCCGGAGCGCCAGCCGTCAAGTCTCCAGGGGTCACTCGCCACCGCCGGGCGCCAACACGTCCTTGCAGCGGGCCGGCACCACCATCACCGGGCAGCGGGCGTGATGCAGGACGGCCTGGCTGGTGGAACCGAGGAGCAGTCCGGAGAAGCCGCCCCGGCCGCGACTGCCGACCACAATCAGGTCGACTGCGGAGGAGAACTCCACCAGAAGGGCGGAGGCGGTCCCGTCGAGGGCGTGATGCCGGACCACGAAGTCATCCGGCACATCCCGCCCCACCAATTGCTCTTCGACAAGTCGGCCGATTTCGGCTTCCAACTCGCCCAACACCTGGGTGTGGTCCACCTGGCCGGGGGCCCAAGCGAAAAGGCTGGTGCCTGAGGCGACGGGCATTGACGCGAATGCAACCAACTCGGCCCGCCAGGCGAGCGCCTCGTCGAGCGCCCTGGCCAACGCCAGCTTGGAAACCTCGGAGCCGTCCACTCCGACAACCAGTTTGCGCACAACCGGCGGCGAGTCCGGCGCGGCGGCCGAATCGCCGCCATGCCCCCCTGACGGAACCACCACGGTGGGGCAGTGGGCGTGCACGGGCAGCGCGGTGCTGACCGTTCCCAGCAGCCGCTCGGCGAAGCCTCCCCGGCCGCGCGTCCCGACCACCATCAGTCCGGCTTGTTTCGAATGCTCCACCAGGACGCCGGCGGCGTCCCCGACCTCCAGAACGCCTTCCACGTCCGCGAGCCGCTCTTTCGCCCGGCCCACGGCCGCGTTCAGGACCGTTCCCGCCCCTTCCGAGAGCGCGTTGGCACTGACGTCGAGGTACGAGGCGTCTACCGAGGTGGCCCCGAATCTGGGCACCGTGTAAGCGCAGACGATTTTCAGAGGCGCGTCCCGGACTTCCGCTTCGGCTACGGCCCAGTCGAGTGCCGTGGTCGACGAGTTTGAGCCGTCTACGCCGACCACTATGGCTGGTGCTCTTGACATGAAACCCCCGCTTCCTTGCATCTAGTCGCTGGCAGCCCAGGTCCTTACCATTGTTTTACCATCTCAAGAGTCCGTAGGGAAGCTCAAGTCGGCATGTCGTCAAAACGGCGGCGTCTTCCGTGGGTACTTCTCAGCCAGATGGCGTGTGGTACAACTCCAGTGTGGACCACGTCCAAGCCCTCCAGCCAACCGTCGGCGCGATCGACCAGATTCGCTCGTTGTTGCCCTCGCTGGTCCCAAGCGAGCAGCGCGTGGCCCGCGAATGCGTGGATCACCCGGAGGATGTGGCGGGTCTGTCGGCGGCCGATTTGGCCGCCCGCACCGGCACCTCGGCCGCGACAGTCAGCCGCACCTGCCAAAGCCTTGGCTATCGCGGTTTCCAGCACATGCGGTTGATGCTTGTCCGCGACTTGGGCCGTCGCCAGCGCGGCGGCTGGCAGCCGGGCCCCGGCAGCCAAGGCCGCGTCGAGGGGGTCTTCGAGGGCGCCCGGCGCGCGCTCGCCTCAGCCGTGGAGGGGTTCGACTTCCCCGCTTTTGACGCGGCCGCCGCCGCCATTGCGCAGGCCGACCAGGTTTTGGTGGTCGCTAGCGGCGGCTCCGCGCCTGGGGCGCAGTTGGCCGCGTTGGTGTTGACCGTGGCCGGCCGCGCCGCCGCCGCGCCCTCGGACGCCGTGTCCCAGCAATTGGCGGCGGCCGCTCTCACCCCAAACGACGTTTGCCTGGTCATCACGGAGAGCGGTTCGAATTCGTTGACTCTGGGAGCCGCCGATGCCGCCCGCGCGTCTGGCGCTGTCATTGTCGGCTTGACGGCCTACGCGCGTTCGCGGCTCGGTCAGATTGCGACCCATCTTTTGGTCGCGGGCGCCGGTTATCAGGCCTGGGATGAGGACCGGATAGGCGGCAACGTTGTGCATTTGCTGGTGCTCCAGGCGCTTGGGCGGGAAGTGGGCCACTTGCTGGACCGGGCTGGGCGCACGCGGGCGGTGCTGTCGCAGGCGTTCGGCATAGTCGCCCAGGAGCCGGACGAGTCATAGAGGAATACGGGGGCACTCAGACGGCCGGGAGGCCAAACCGGGCCGGCTGGGCACCAGAAAAACCCAAGTCTTCTCCTCCCCGTTCCCGTCCGTTTCCCTGAGAAACCCCTGGAATTCACTTTCGCCGTGCACCATTGACCCGTAACGCGCTTCCACGAGAAGGACTCGCCCCGGAACGGCGTTACGGAACGGAATGCTCATGGGAACCATTGAGATTGTGGGGCTGACGCGGGCCTTCAAGGACACCGTGGCGGTCGACCAAATCGACCTGACTATCAACCATGGCGAACTGGTGGTGCTGCTGGGGCCCAGCGGCTGCGGCAAAACGACGTTGCTCCGGATGATCGCGGGCATCTTGGAGCCCACGGCCGGCGCCATCTGCCTGGACGGACGCGACATCACGGGCGTGCCGCCCAAGAAGCGCGACATCGCCATGGTTTTTCAAAGCTACGCCCTCTACCCGCACCTCAGCGTCTACAAGAACCTGGCTTTCCCGCTCGGCGTGCG harbors:
- a CDS encoding CPBP family intramembrane metalloprotease; this translates as MRLYRLIYDPTSRLREADLLPVDEPFKPYPPVHRVRFNAGLRLAVFIGAAMAVLVVAGLGVGVFFVAASFGSDSAGSSEDALRGLVSNPILAVSLELAAAIVGYMVLASAQEGRRWPVELAWRRAGGLLKGMALGFVAISVTVGLLALLGAYRIVGFNGAYSPWLDLLTLGVGAAVAEELLFRGVVFRLLEDTFGTILALAASSVVFGAVHLTNPDGSLLGAAGIAIEAVCLPAVYIATRSLWWSIGLHFAWNVTEGPIWGSIVSGTGEANSWLRAEWSGPEWLTGGAFGIEGSAALMVVMGALNAWLLVMAARSKSFVAPTWTRRRRLVERAASASQAAS
- a CDS encoding esterase family protein, with amino-acid sequence MALLPSAAWLSPWLATPAVPAVAGPKRAVFATLPFGIVLTVVGLALLAVAVFWLTKRRSHVKGRGPLRRIAFTAGALSLVLGLAATANWYAGWIPNLEAARIRLGFGPSSRTDSELARHAPATSELGSQPIAGPGTPLATPSPQPSSATVPKGAADSFELPAPADLNLASTTVWIYTPPGYDPSGRVAYPAIYMIHGSPGSPQDWIASGGADILDQMIAAGELAPVVAVFPSVKARGAVDSGCLDSTKPGGSQVETYLYQVVKPWVEHHFPVSTDRRANAIAGMSMGGYCAIDQGLRHPDQFATVLALMPYGSPGAGGENMKSNQAEIDAVTPLKYVSTIEGLEDYPIAAWFAIPGAEEDGEVGRDSRTMSQALQDRDQVTEVIVAPGQAHTWRMAVAVLPQGLAFWQAQLDRIAHVSPADPPMQPPRGS
- a CDS encoding YggS family pyridoxal phosphate-dependent enzyme, whose translation is MARARDRIASACAAAGRPEADVRLLLATKQQPAAAIRAAIQAGAPLIGENRVQELVAKGSELADLPHETHLIGPLQTNKVNAALRWATCVETVDSLRLAERLAARVADRPAGIGVMVQVNTSGEPSKSGVEPAAAAALAYEVAALRGLRLEGFMTVGLNSDNAVAVARSYADLREIRDEVAASGVWGTAHAVELSMGMSADLEIAIAEGATIVRLGTAVFGPRA
- a CDS encoding universal stress protein, yielding MSRAPAIVVGVDGSNSSTTALDWAVAEAEVRDAPLKIVCAYTVPRFGATSVDASYLDVSANALSEGAGTVLNAAVGRAKERLADVEGVLEVGDAAGVLVEHSKQAGLMVVGTRGRGGFAERLLGTVSTALPVHAHCPTVVVPSGGHGGDSAAAPDSPPVVRKLVVGVDGSEVSKLALARALDEALAWRAELVAFASMPVASGTSLFAWAPGQVDHTQVLGELEAEIGRLVEEQLVGRDVPDDFVVRHHALDGTASALLVEFSSAVDLIVVGSRGRGGFSGLLLGSTSQAVLHHARCPVMVVPARCKDVLAPGGGE
- a CDS encoding MurR/RpiR family transcriptional regulator, whose protein sequence is MWYNSSVDHVQALQPTVGAIDQIRSLLPSLVPSEQRVARECVDHPEDVAGLSAADLAARTGTSAATVSRTCQSLGYRGFQHMRLMLVRDLGRRQRGGWQPGPGSQGRVEGVFEGARRALASAVEGFDFPAFDAAAAAIAQADQVLVVASGGSAPGAQLAALVLTVAGRAAAAPSDAVSQQLAAAALTPNDVCLVITESGSNSLTLGAADAARASGAVIVGLTAYARSRLGQIATHLLVAGAGYQAWDEDRIGGNVVHLLVLQALGREVGHLLDRAGRTRAVLSQAFGIVAQEPDES